One window from the genome of Pseudoliparis swirei isolate HS2019 ecotype Mariana Trench chromosome 24, NWPU_hadal_v1, whole genome shotgun sequence encodes:
- the arhgef38 gene encoding rho guanine nucleotide exchange factor 38: protein MDPNEASGAEKEKEKEKDKVIKRRNRPVFLRYLERRKTDTIVAEDSAKGDFNLGTLVRRTQSDKTEYSAKLKEKMGPHERSTPPSPALDPEEVRSRMMNRRAKVIQELVQTEKDYLTELELCIREVVLPLRNLQVVDVDRLFTNTETVCEVSAGLLHRLHKAVAEPDPEAVVIGDIFIQAKAAIEDVYKIYCYHHDDANISLKSYEKDEEIKQHFTTCVLALKKIYDQEGKPNLLNMGSLLIKPVQRIMKYPLLLGELWHATPEGHPDYQPLQKAFTAAKIINVNINEFKRRKDIVTKYKRVVEDEGTLRGKLNKFNIHSIRKKGDRFAGYLKILTGVEPQVRDEIYDREEKLFRSLEKAVRQLAKNVQCYLQHTQEMVSVAVQNVQDMEDMIKDPIKNLTNGSSENNGNDPYKHFKDSMERLVLAPLSSLQGMFTAPQKLIQKRYDKLLDYCSRLERSSSFSSSSTSSTTSSSPSPVLEDPPGPARRDYEALNALLVEELQRFNKAAYTVLTNCVVYLVALLRGLMDQILLRAPSIQQLPAPLSNIAEVQNSIMDELNNLTFVKDNAQKLMERKVSFERQRDKKIVMPEVQHQTEEQRAWLRAEYPPSRLYQLKRKCNGCQEQDLSLLEGELVALLEDTDPSGSSSRWLVLTGGTQGYVYSTFLKQYNPLRDSQRKGQMAKEQQPQQQPPQQQSPPAMVDEDFDDLSLFVSGSGSSSLRSFNLNTTDSGSILSGLQGEQESPEDLEETQDAEAQQFYAVHAFQARCDQELTLQEYQHVRILQFCDLGGNKDWWLAEANGQKGYVPANYLGRMSYA from the exons ATGGATCCCAATGAGGCAAGCGGGGCtgaaaaggagaaggaaaaagagaaggacAAAGTGATAAAGAGGAGAAACCGGCCTGTGTTCCTGCGTTACCTGGAGAGGAGAAAGACGGACACTATAGTGGCTGAGGACTCGGCCAAAGGTGACTTCAACCTGGGGACGCTGGTGAGGAGGACACAGTCTGACAAGACGGAGTACAGCGCTAAACTTAAAG AGAAAATGGGTCCACACGAACGGTCCACACCCCCCTCTCCAGCACTGGACCCGGAGGAGGTCCGTTCCAGGATGATGAACCGCAGGGCAAAGGTCATCCAGGAGCTGGTGCAGACTGAAAAGGACTACCTCACAGAGCTGGAGCTGTGCATCAGAGAAGTGGTCCTGCCTCTCCGGAATCTGCAG GTTGTGGATGTAGACAGGTTGTTCACCAACACAGAGACAGTGTGTGAAGTTTCTGCAGGGCTCCTTCACAGACTGCACAAGGCCGTCGCTGAGCCTGATCCAGAGGCAGTTGTCATAG GAGATATTTTCATCCAGGCGAAGGCAGCTATCGAAGATGTATATAAGATTTACTGTTACCATCATGACGATGCCAACATATCACTCAAATCCTATGAGAAAGATGAAGAAATAAAGCAACATTTCACCACATGTGTATTAGCTCTGAA GAAAATCTATGACCAAGA AGGGAAACCCAACTTACTGAACATGGGTTCACTGCTCATCAAACCGGTCCAGAGGATCATGAAGTACCCGCTGCTGCTCGGGGAGCTGTGGCATGCAACACCTGAAGGTCACCCTGACTATCAGCCGCTGCAGAAGGCGTTCACTGCTGCCAAGATCATCAATGTTAACATCAACGAGTTCAAGAGACGCAAAGATATAG TTACGAAGTACAAGAGGGTAGTAGAGGATGAAGGCACACTGAGGGGCAAACTAAACAAGTTCAACATTCACTCTATtcgaaagaaaggagacaggtTTGCTGGCTATCTCAAGATCCTTACTGGAGTTGAACCACAG GTGAGAGATGAAATATATGATAGAGAGGAGAAGCTGTTCAGGAGTCTGGAGAAGGCTGTGAGGCAGCTGGCCAAGAATGTGCAATGTTACCTGCAGCACACTCAG GAGATGGTGTCAGTAGCTGTTCAGAATGtccaggacatggaggacatgatcAAGGATCCAATCAAAAACCTCACAAACGGCTCTTCGGAAAATAATGGAAATGACCCATATAAGCACTTT AAAGACAGCATGGAGCGCTTGGTCCTCGCTCCCCTCTCCTCGCTGCAAGGCATGTTCACCGCTCCACAGAAGCTCATCCAGAAGCGATATGACAAGTTGCTGGATTACTGCAGCCGCCTGGagcgctcttcttctttttcatcctcGTCCACGTCATCCACCACTTCTTCCTCGCCATCACCGGTGTTAGAAGACCCTCCCGGTCCCGCCAGGAGGGACTATGAAGCTCTCAATGCCTTGCTCGTGGAGGAGTTGCAGAGGTTCAACAAGGCCGCTTATACTGTCCTGACAAACTGTGTGGTGTATCTAGTGGCCCTGCTCCGAGGGCTAATGGATCAAATACTACTGCGGGCCCCATCCATCCAGCAGCTGCCA GCTCCATTGTCAAACATTGCTGAAGTGCAGAACAGCATCATGGATGAGCTGAACAATCTGACCTTCGTCAAGGACAACGCCCAGAAGTTGATGGAGCGAAAAGTCAGCTTTGAGAGACAACGGGATAAGAAAATAGTG ATGCCGGAGGTGCAGCATCAAACCGAGGAACAGCGAGCCTGGCTGCGGGCAGAATATCCACCGAGCCGTCTGTACCAGCTGAAGAGGAAGTGTAACGGCTGCCAGGAGCAGGACCTCAGCCTGCTGGAGGGAGAGCTGGTCGCCCTGCTGGAGGACACAGACCCAtcaggcagcagcagccgctGGCTCGTTCTCACTGGAg GCACACAGGGCTATGTCTACTCCACATTCCTGAAGCAGTACAACCCTCTGAGGGACTCGCAGCGGAAGGGCCAGATGGCAAAAGagcagcagccgcagcagcagccgccgcaGCAGCAGTCGCCGCCTGCCATGGTGGATGAGGACTTCGACGACCTTAGCCTGTTTGTGTCaggcagtggcagcagcagcctgcGAAGCTTCAACCTCAACACCACCGACAGCGGCTCTATCCTCTCTGGACTGCAGGGAGAGCAAGAGAGCCCCGAAGATCTGGAGGAAACACAGGACGCTGAGGCTCAGCAG TTCTACGCCGTGCATGCATTTCAAGCCCGCTGTGACCAGGAGCTGACCTTGCAGGAGTACCAGCATGTCCGCATCCTTCAGTTCTGTGACCTGGGAGGCAATAAGGATTGGTGGTTAGCGGAGGCCAACGGACAGAAGGGATACGTCCCTGCCAACTACCTTGGCAGGATGTCCTACGCATAA
- the ppa2 gene encoding inorganic pyrophosphatase 2, mitochondrial isoform X2: MRPLLLRCSLCCSATVFGSFSASRNKLVTQAAGVPRRFYFRNTMPYQTEERGRPNSPDYRIYFKTSEGKYISPFHDISLVAETEQDNDVPSKKPKKNESEVLFNMVVEVPRWTNAKMEIATKEPLNPIKQDVKKGKLRFVANIFPHKGYIWNYGALPQTWEDPNHTDKETKCCGDNDPIDVCEIGTQVCSPGQVIQVKVLGILAMIDEGEMDWKVIAINAEDPDAKNLNSIEDVRKSRPGHLEATVDWFRKYKVPDGKPENQFGFNGQFKDKDFALEIIKSTHEDWRALVQKQTNSSGIECKNISCCESPFKCSADEARDVVESRLVW; the protein is encoded by the exons ATGAGACCACTGCTGCTGCGCTGCTCGCTCTGCTGCTCGGCGACAGTTTTCGGCTCGTTTTCCGCTTCCCGAAACAAACTCGTCACACAAGCAGCAGGGGTTCCTCGGCGGTTTTATTTCAGAAATACAATGCCCTatcagacggaggagagaggacgcccCAATTCTCCCGACTACAGGATTTATTTTA AAACCTCCGAAGGAAAATACATTTCACCATTCCATGACATCTCACTTGTAGCGGAGACCGAACAG GACAATGATGTGCCATCTAAAAAGCCCAAGAAGAATGAGAGTGAG GTGCTCTTTAACATGGTTGTGGAGGTGCCTCGATGGACAAATGCTAAAATGGAG ATTGCAACTAAGGAACCGCTGAACCCGATCAAACAAGATGTAAAGAAAGGAAAGCTCCGGTTTGTTGCCAACATATTTCCCCATAAAGGTTACATTTGGAATTATGGGGCGCTCCCACAG ACGTGGGAGGACCCAAACcacacagacaaagagacaaagtgtTGTGGTGACAATGATCCCATTGACGTCTGTGAGATCGGCACACag GTGTGCTCTCCAGGTCAGGTGATCCAAGTGAAAGTGCTGGGCATCTTGGCCATGATCGATGAGGGGGAAATGGACTGGAAGGTTATCGCTATCAATGCTGAGGACCCAGATGCCAAAAACCTTAATA GCATAGAGGACGTCCGTAAGAGCCGGCCTGGTCATTTAGAGGCCACCGTCGACTGGTTTAGAAAATACAAAGTGCCTGATGGAAAACCTGAGAACCAATTTGGATTCAATGGACAATTCAAAGACAAG GACTTTGCACTGGAGATCATTAAGTCCACCCACGAGGACTGGAGGGCACTCGTGCAGAAGCAGACCAATAGCAGCGGGATTGAATG CAAAAATATCTCCTGCTGCGAGAGCCCTTTCAAATGCAGTGCAGATGAGGCCAGAGATGTGGTGGAATCG cgTTTGGTTTGGTAA
- the ppa2 gene encoding inorganic pyrophosphatase 2, mitochondrial isoform X1: MRPLLLRCSLCCSATVFGSFSASRNKLVTQAAGVPRRFYFRNTMPYQTEERGRPNSPDYRIYFKTSEGKYISPFHDISLVAETEQDNDVPSKKPKKNESEVLFNMVVEVPRWTNAKMEIATKEPLNPIKQDVKKGKLRFVANIFPHKGYIWNYGALPQTWEDPNHTDKETKCCGDNDPIDVCEIGTQVCSPGQVIQVKVLGILAMIDEGEMDWKVIAINAEDPDAKNLNSIEDVRKSRPGHLEATVDWFRKYKVPDGKPENQFGFNGQFKDKDFALEIIKSTHEDWRALVQKQTNSSGIECKNISCCESPFKCSADEARDVVESAPAFDSTHPVSQDVEKWHFV, translated from the exons ATGAGACCACTGCTGCTGCGCTGCTCGCTCTGCTGCTCGGCGACAGTTTTCGGCTCGTTTTCCGCTTCCCGAAACAAACTCGTCACACAAGCAGCAGGGGTTCCTCGGCGGTTTTATTTCAGAAATACAATGCCCTatcagacggaggagagaggacgcccCAATTCTCCCGACTACAGGATTTATTTTA AAACCTCCGAAGGAAAATACATTTCACCATTCCATGACATCTCACTTGTAGCGGAGACCGAACAG GACAATGATGTGCCATCTAAAAAGCCCAAGAAGAATGAGAGTGAG GTGCTCTTTAACATGGTTGTGGAGGTGCCTCGATGGACAAATGCTAAAATGGAG ATTGCAACTAAGGAACCGCTGAACCCGATCAAACAAGATGTAAAGAAAGGAAAGCTCCGGTTTGTTGCCAACATATTTCCCCATAAAGGTTACATTTGGAATTATGGGGCGCTCCCACAG ACGTGGGAGGACCCAAACcacacagacaaagagacaaagtgtTGTGGTGACAATGATCCCATTGACGTCTGTGAGATCGGCACACag GTGTGCTCTCCAGGTCAGGTGATCCAAGTGAAAGTGCTGGGCATCTTGGCCATGATCGATGAGGGGGAAATGGACTGGAAGGTTATCGCTATCAATGCTGAGGACCCAGATGCCAAAAACCTTAATA GCATAGAGGACGTCCGTAAGAGCCGGCCTGGTCATTTAGAGGCCACCGTCGACTGGTTTAGAAAATACAAAGTGCCTGATGGAAAACCTGAGAACCAATTTGGATTCAATGGACAATTCAAAGACAAG GACTTTGCACTGGAGATCATTAAGTCCACCCACGAGGACTGGAGGGCACTCGTGCAGAAGCAGACCAATAGCAGCGGGATTGAATG CAAAAATATCTCCTGCTGCGAGAGCCCTTTCAAATGCAGTGCAGATGAGGCCAGAGATGTGGTGGAATCG GCCCCTGCATTCGACAGCACGCATCCTGTGTCTCAAGATG TGGAAAAGTGGCATTTTGTTTAA
- the tet2 gene encoding methylcytosine dioxygenase TET2, translated as METEQARHEEEDNLILAQFGTSRNISHKLQNGGQSSEEDSLQITGDTGWNHYKASADANTMKRQRENCNSPASVQGLFDQATYIMNGELKHALTEQSLLAHQPKKLKVESEIKRNDDVSSSLVDGFPELTKAAEFESNAPQTELKLDKRNCNFPNGDIFCLPRNTHVSTPNGSLSPPLTTESTPGDLLEKTLSQYYPEQVSIAPQTSGPQLDSVNGSLANKLPSEGAQPQSLTSGLPNSAQMPNSQQPGASGNIEGGNRYNSVNYVVNGYSNNFEADHQQQQQQQQQQQRPPSYSDQELSLGQLPGMIPPTNTANSSQQHQNGPRCYPDDTNPQGIYEKANKEFNQNSFLERGTPVQAAETGGYASFPNSGLQKMGQSEEPRSAQRLGTDRGHQYGIQPQTFKRSDGNSRGADSTVPMGPGLQSPSHAGLENGMENTPQQRPNLQCSTPHQRGWGELNSSHSQQQLASGPSSQAQEQHMWRGFPAKPQSEQQTANPQVHCQMLEPNAGQRFQTPAGFTDSSQGSNSFQQQQQDRLPAQTHCASAQHNTAPEWQQSNSKAPQMQQPLPQKMPEQRNFHQDQQVDSRYHTQMQSEHLCEDPDLQDILSPGFLPTQEQQQPQHCHLQRPLSHPPQFEGQPLKSPDYRPRSQPQPGQQQIQPNQPLRNNPAQSNNQQIQHSDHATFSYNNATDMQQIQQSQRQFPPDSGSSNLKQFQPQRPNNQCHQPNHADFSQTSMQSQPHLRGGALNQQVSAQLYPKAEQQLQISCAQFQRGPRLPLAPAGPHGDIERHAALRMHLLQRQERQGVPHPLQSTSDPTHGLRAVKMENSPRFEMPCSQQQEQQLQMRETGLGGVQIKQENHPSLCEQSKRPGNILASMEQSLRQYQLSPVFEKKSLVINPANKVKVEYSGPVTILSTHTDLRGGVESTAATPVPTALKRPPDFTPKKEHLLQSFMDSPMKLLDTPIKNLLDTPMKTQYDIASCHCVEQISEKDEGPYYTHLGSAPSVAAIREGMEKRSGLTGPAIRIEKVVYTGKEGKSTQGCPIAKWVIRRSGVDEKLLVLVRERTGHKCETACIIVVILVWEGILPSLADRLYLELSETLTKHGAHTQRRCSINEERTCVCQGLNPDACGASFSFGCSWSMYYNGCKFARSKIPRKFKLLGDDIKEEERLDHNFQNLASLLGPLYKTLAPEAYGNQVEHEHRAPDCRLGLKDGRPFSGVTACLDFCAHSHRDLHNMQGGSTVVCTLTSEDNRDIGHIPEDEQLHVLPLYKASSTDEFGSEEGQQAKIKSGAIQVLSAFRRQVRMLSEPAKSCRQKKLDAKKAAANKNAMLDTEKAEKALLAKSKAGTYENTAQSTPMAGPIHGAVGAILQPGQPPHPHGAQQQQNQSILPPYPGSTGYPRLPNHQGSFPSTSKPGAMYPPQPPTPASPYPSPLHGPNSYIDGSNHPYPGYQCNGGMPLDNCHPYYTSNPKHLDMYRQPRPALYSEQQYGVHPRYAGNYPPRYAEPGLQVNSYNACRMRPVNPMRPYAPYGPNGTSDPQFMDPLSRAPPSHGGLDYTAAMSKGNQFGGYPNPYVSRSPQILAPGQDPFRMQIKTEMGMPQPQMPSAQLSGGCFNPEAQSGLGLPNGSLMGSGIKQEPGSPQTPTTPQKPEVWSDNEHNFLDPDIGGVAVAPSHGSVLIECAKRELHATTPVKNPDRTHPTRISLVFYQHKNMNEAKHGLALWEAKMAEKAREKEEDAERNGGEGTPVKGKKGAKREHPESESTGEPPYKRFIQALMEGSLSCTTNTYVSTSPYAFTKVTGPYSQFV; from the exons ATGGAAACAGAACAAGCTagacatgaggaggaagacAATCTGATATTAGCACAATTTGGCACATCTCGCAACATCTCTCACAAACTGCAGAATGGAGGCCAGTCTTCAGAGGAAGATTCTCTGCAGATCACTGGGGATACAGGCTGGAACCATTACAAGGCCAGTGCAGATGCAAACACCATGAAGAGGCAAAGAGAGAACTGCAACAGTCCTGCCTCAGTACAAGGGCTGTTCGATCAAGCAACCTACATTATGAATGGAGAGTTGAAGCATGCACTCACTGAGCAGTCCTTACTGGCCCACCAGCCcaagaaactaaaagtagaaTCTGAGATTAAAAGAAATGACGATGTGAGCTCTAGTTTGGTGGATGGCTTTCCTGAACTGACAAAAGCAGCTGAGTTTGAGAGTAATGCTCCACAGACAGAGCTCAAGTTAGACAAGAGGAACTGTAATTTTCCTAATGGAGATATCTTCTGTCTCCCAAGGAATACACATGTTTCGACTCCAAATGGTTCTTTATCACCCCCCTTAACCACAGAAAGCACTCCAGGTGATCTTTTAGAGAAAACCTTGTCTCAGTATTATCCTGAGCAGGTGTCAATCGCACCACAAACATCTGGGCCACAGCTAGATTCTGTCAATGGTTCACTGGCAAATAAGCTACCAAGTGAAGGTGCTCAACCCCAATCTTTAACTTCAGGATTGCCCAATTCAGCTCAGATGCCTAACTCACAGCAGCCTGGGGCATCGGGCAATATTGAAGGGGGCAACCGTTATAACTCTGTCAACTATGTAGTGAATGGATATTCCAACAACTTTGAAGCAGATcaccagcagcaacaacagcaacaacaacagcagcagcggcCACCATCTTACTCTGATCAGGAGCTTTCTCTAGGTCAGCTCCCTGGCATGATCCCGCCAACAAACACTGCCAATAGCTCACAACAACATCAAAATGGACCACGGTGCTATCCAGATGACACAAATCCTCAAGGTATATATGAGAAGGCCAACAAAGAGTTTAACCAGAACTCTTTTCTGGAGCGAGGCACTCCTGTACAGGCAGCGGAGACAGGCGGATATGCATCCTTTCCTAACTCTGGGTTACAGAAGATGGGGCAAAGTGAAGAACCAAGGTCTGCTCAGCGCCTTGGCACTGACAGGGGCCACCAGTATGGGATTCAACCCCAGACCTTTAAACGCAGTGATGGGAACTCACGTGGAGCTGACAGTACTGTACCCATGGGCCCCGGTCTCCAGTCCCCAAGTCATGCGGGGTTAGAAAACGGGATGGAGAACACGCCTCAGCAGAGACCCAACTTACAATGTTCAACTCCACACCAAAGGGGCTGGGGAGAGCTAAACTCTTCACATTCCCAGCAGCAACTAGCAAGTGGCCCGTCATCCCAGGCACAAGAGCAGCACATGTGGAGGGGCTTCCCTGCTAAGCCTCAGTCAGAGCAGCAGACGGCTAACCCCCAGGTTCACTGCCAGATGTTGGAGCCAAATGCAGGGCAAAGATTCCAGACACCGGCaggcttcacagacagcagccagGGGTCTAACAGCttccagcagcaacagcaggacCGCCTCCCGGCCCAAACACACTGTGCTTCAGCCCAGCACAACACTGCCCCTGAGTGGCAGCAATCAAATTCAAAAGCACCTCAAATGCAGCAGCCTCTACCCCAGAAAATGCCAGAGCAGCGTAATTTCCACCAAGATCAGCAGGTTGACAGCCGCTACCACACCCAGATGCAGTCAGAGCATTTATGTGAAGACCCTGACCTGCAGGATATACTGTCACCTGGGTTTTTACCAACACAGGAACAGCAGCAACCACAGCACTGTCATCTTCAACGTCCCCTGTCCCACCCACCACAATTTGAAGGGCAGCCACTCAAGTCACCCGATTACAGACCTCGCAGTCAGCCTCAGCCAGGTCAGCAGCAGATTCAACCCAACCAGCCTCTTCGAAACAATCCTGCTCAATCCAACAACCAACAGATCCAGCACAGTGACCATGCAACATTCAGTTACAATAATGCAACGGACATGCAACAGATTCAACAAAGTCAAAGGCAGTTTCCACCTGACTCGGGCAGCAGTAACCTAAAGCAATTTCAACCACAGCGGCCTAACAACCAGTGCCACCAGCCCAACCATGCAGACTTCTCCCAGACCTCGATGCAGTCACAGCCTCACTTACGAGGAGGCGCGTTGAACCAACAGGTATCAGCACAGCTGTATCCTAAAGCTGAACAGCAGCTACAGATATCATGCGCTCAGTTCCAAAGGGGACCTCGACTACCTCTGGCCCCTGCGGGTCCCCATGGAGACATTGAGAGGCATGCAGCCCTGCGTATGCACCTGTTGCAAAGGCAGGAGCGCCAGGGCGTTCCTCATCCCCTTCAGAGCACTAGTGACCCCACACATGGCCTGAGAGCTGTGAAAATGGAAAACAGCCCCAGATTTGAGATGCCGTGCTCACAGCAGCAAGAGCAGCAGCTACAGATGCGAGAGACAGGACTAGGTGGTGTGCAAATTAAGCAGGAGAATCATCCATCCCTGTGCGAGCAAAGCAAGAGGCCAGGAAACATCTTGGCCTCCATGGAGCAAAGCCTGAGGCAGTATCAGCTTTCACCTGTGTTTGAGAAGAAATCCCTTGTCATCAATCCAGCAAATAAAGTCAAGGTGGAATATTCTGGGCCTGTCACAATCCTGTCAACCCACACTGACTTGAGAGGAGGAGTTGAATCCACAGCCGCTACCCCAGTCCCTACAGCTCTTAAAAGACCGCCCGATTTCACCCCCAAGAAGGAACACCTCCTCCAAAGCTTCATGGACTCCCCTATGAAGCTATTGGATACCCCGATAAAGAACCTGCTGGACACCCCCATGAAAACACAATATGACATTgcatcctgtcactgtgttg AACAAATCAGTGAGAAGGATGAAGGGCCGTACTACACTCACTTGGGGTCTGCGCCGAGTGTTGCCGCTATTCGGGAGGGGATGGAGAAAAG GTCTGGTCTAACCGGTCCCGCCATCAGGATTGAAAAAGTAGTATACACCGGCAAGGAAGGAAAAAGTACACAGGGGTGCCCTATCGCCAAATGG GTGATTCGTCGGTCCGGGGTAGACGAAAAGCTCCTGGTGTTGGTGCGGGAACGTACTGGTCACAAATGTGAGACAGCCTGCATCATTGTCGTAATCCTGGTCTGGGAGGGCATCCTGCCCAGCCTAGCTGACCGCCTCTACCTCGAGCTGAGTGAAACTCTCACAAAGCATGGAGCCCACACCCAGAGACGATGCTCTATCAATGAGGA GAGGACCTGTGTATGCCAGGGGTTAAATCCTGATGCCTGCGGGGCATCTTTCTCCTTTGGCTGCTCTTGGAGCATGTACTACAATGGTTGCAAGTTTGCCCGCAGCAAAATCCCAAGAAAATTCAAGCTACTAGGAGATGATATAAAAGAA GAAGAGAGACTGGACCACAACTTTCAGAATCTAGCAAGCTTATTGGGTCCCTTGTATAAAACGTTAGCACCTGAAGCCTATGGAAACCAG GTGGAACATGAACACAGGGCACCAGATTGCCGTCTGGGGCTCAAGGATGGCCGTCCCTTCTCTGGGGTCACTGCTTGTCTCGACTTCTGTGCCCACTCTCACAGAGACCTCCACAACATGCAGGGAGGCAGCACCGTG GTGTGTACATTAACAAGTGAGGATAACCGAGATATCGGACATATACCAGAGGATGAGCAGCTCCACGTACTACCTCTTTATAAGGCTTCAAGCACTGATGAATTTGGCAGTGAGGAGGGTCAGCAGGCGAAAATCAAGTCAGGCGCCATCCAAGTCCTCAGTGCCTTCCGCCGCCAGGTGCGCATGCTTTCAGAGCCCGCCAAGTCTTGCCGGCAAAAAAAGCTGGACGCTAAGAAGGCAGCTGCCAACAAGAACGCTATGCTGGACACTGAAAAGGCAGAGAAGGCCCTCCTGGCCAAGTCCAAAGCTGGCACTTACGAGAACACCGCTCAGAGCACTCCGATGGCAG GACCTATTCACGGTGCTGTGGGAGCAATCCTACAGCCAGGTCAGCCACCACACCCCCATGGGGCCCAGCAACAACAGAACCAGAGCATACTTCCCCCATATCCTGGCTCAACCGGCTACCCCAGGTTGCCCAACCACCAAGGTTCTTTTCCAAGCACTTCCAAGCCAGGCGCCATGTATCCCCCTCAGCCGCCGACCCCAGCCAGCCCGTACCCCTCCCCGCTCCACGGACCAAACTCTTACATTGACGGATCAAATCATCCATATCCAGGATATCAATGTAACGGAGGAATGCCCCTTGACAATTGTCACCCATACTACACTTCAAACCCAAAGCACCTGGATATGTATCGACAACCGCGGCCAGCACTTTACTCCGAGCAGCAGTACGGCGTACATCCACGTTATGCAGGCAATTACCCACCGAGGTATGCCGAGCCAGGTTTACAGGTGAACAGTTACAATGCCTGCAGGATGAGGCCAGTTAACCCCATGAGACCGTATGCCCCTTATGGTCCCAATGGAACCTCAGACCCCCAGTTTATGGACCCCCTCTCAAGAGCACCCCCATCTCACGGAGGTCTAGACTATACCGCTGCTATGAGCAAAGGCAATCAGTTTGGAGGATACCCCAATCCTTACGTATCTCGGAGCCCTCAAATCTTGGCCCCCGGCCAAGATCCTTTCCGTATGCAAATCAAGACCGAGATGGGCATGCCTCAGCCACAGATGCCCTCTGCTCAGTTAAGCGGTGGCTGTTTCAACCCTGAAGCCCAGTCAGGCTTAGGTCTACCTAATGGGAGCCTCATGGGATCTGGTATTAAGCAGGAGCCTGGAAGCCCGCAGACACCGACAACCCCACAAAAGCCTGAGGTTTGGTCAGACAACGAGCACAACTTCTTGGACCCTGACATTGGCGGCGTGGCAGTGGCACCAAGCCACGGCTCAGTCCTCATTGAGTGTGCAAAACGGGAGCTCCACGCCACGACGCCCGTGAAAAATCCGGACCGCACCCACCCAACACGCATCTCCTTGGTCTTCTACCAGCACAAAAACATGAACGAGGCCAAGCATGGTTTGGCGCTGTGGGAAGCCAAGATGGCAGAGAAGGCtcgagagaaggaggaagacgcGGAGAGGAACGGTGGCGAGGGGACACCCGTCAAAGGCAAGAAAGGGGCCAAGCGTGAGCATCCAGAGTCAGAATCCACCGGGGAGCCTCCTTACAAGCGTTTTATCCAGGCCCTAATGGAGGGGTCCTTGTCATGCACAACAAACACCTATGTCAGTACATCTCCGTATGCCTTCACCAAGGTCACAGGGCCTTACAGTCAGTTTGTGTAA